In one Vicugna pacos chromosome 22, VicPac4, whole genome shotgun sequence genomic region, the following are encoded:
- the SMIM7 gene encoding small integral membrane protein 7 produces MIGDILLFGTLLMNAGAVLNFKLKKKDTQGFGEESREPSTGDNIREFLLSLRYFRIFIALWNVFMMFCMIVLFGS; encoded by the exons ATGATCGGGGATATCCTGCTGTTTGG GACGCTGCTGATGAACGCCGGGGCGGTCCTCAACTTTAAGCT GAAAAAGAAGGACACGCAGGGCTTTGGTGAGGAGTCGAGGGAGCCCAGCACAG GTGACAACATCCGGGAGTTCTTGCTGAGCCTCAGATACTTCCGTATCTTCATCGCCCTCTGGAATGTCTTCATGATGTTCTGCATGATTGT GCTCTTTGGCTCCTGA